The following proteins come from a genomic window of Geomonas sp. RF6:
- the rho gene encoding transcription termination factor Rho, with translation MNLQELKEKKISDLTAIAKGLNIEGASSLRKQDLIFAILNAQTEKNGMIFGEGVLETLPDGFGFLRAPDYNYLPGPDDIYVSPSQIRRFNLHTGDTVAGQIRPPKEGERYFALLKVETVNHESPEVARDKILFDNLTPLYPEEKLKLETTPDNMSSRVMELVAPIGKGQRGLIVAPPRTGKTMLIQNIANSIAMNHPEVFLIVLLIDERPEEVTDMQRSVKGEVISSTFDEPASRHIQVAEMVIEKAKRLVEHKRDVVILLDSITRLARAYNTVIPPSGKILSGGVDSNALHKPKRFFGAARNIEEGGSLTIIATALVDTGSKMDEVIFEEFKGTGNMELHLDRKLVEKRTFPAIDINKSGTRKEELLVDKSALNRIWILRKVLHPMNVVDSMEFLLSKLGGTKDNQAFLDSMSK, from the coding sequence ATGAACCTACAGGAACTGAAAGAGAAAAAGATTAGCGACCTCACGGCTATTGCCAAGGGGCTCAACATCGAGGGGGCATCCAGTCTGCGCAAGCAGGATCTGATCTTTGCCATCCTCAACGCCCAGACCGAGAAGAACGGCATGATCTTCGGTGAAGGGGTGCTCGAGACCCTCCCTGACGGGTTCGGCTTCCTGAGGGCGCCCGATTACAACTACCTCCCGGGGCCGGACGACATCTACGTCTCTCCGTCGCAGATCCGCCGCTTCAACCTGCACACCGGCGACACGGTGGCGGGTCAGATCAGGCCGCCGAAGGAAGGTGAGCGCTACTTCGCCCTTCTGAAGGTAGAGACGGTAAACCACGAGTCCCCCGAGGTCGCACGCGACAAGATCCTCTTCGACAACCTCACCCCGCTTTATCCGGAAGAGAAGCTCAAGCTGGAGACCACCCCGGACAACATGTCCAGCCGCGTCATGGAACTGGTCGCGCCGATAGGGAAGGGGCAGCGCGGTCTCATCGTCGCTCCGCCGCGCACCGGGAAGACGATGCTGATCCAGAACATCGCCAACTCCATCGCGATGAACCATCCGGAGGTCTTCCTCATCGTTCTCCTCATCGACGAGCGACCGGAAGAGGTTACCGACATGCAGCGCTCCGTGAAGGGGGAGGTGATTTCCTCCACCTTTGACGAGCCGGCTTCCCGTCACATCCAGGTGGCGGAGATGGTCATCGAGAAGGCAAAGCGCCTCGTGGAGCACAAGCGCGACGTGGTCATCCTCCTCGACTCCATCACCCGACTGGCCCGCGCCTACAACACCGTGATCCCCCCTTCCGGGAAGATCCTCTCCGGTGGTGTGGACTCCAACGCGCTGCACAAGCCGAAGCGCTTCTTCGGCGCCGCCCGCAATATCGAGGAAGGTGGCTCCCTTACCATCATCGCCACCGCGCTCGTCGATACCGGCTCCAAGATGGATGAGGTCATCTTCGAGGAGTTCAAGGGCACCGGCAACATGGAACTCCACCTCGACAGGAAGCTCGTGGAGAAGAGGACCTTCCCGGCGATCGACATCAACAAGTCGGGCACCCGCAAGGAAGAGCTCCTCGTCGACAAGAGCGCGCTGAACCGCATCTGGATCCTCCGCAAGGTGCTGCATCCGATGAACGTGGTCGATTCGATGGAGTTCCTCCTCTCCAAGCTGGGGGGGACGAAGGACAACCAGGCGTTCCTCGACTCCATGAGCAAGTAG
- a CDS encoding metallophosphoesterase produces MTPISRRLFVFGGAPLFPYLYLERLAVAIKRYQIPVVSLPAEFDGFTILHLTDLHDKEFGRDGSELLALLDTEQFDVVALTGDLVVSATSLLTPALRLVEGLKSRPVFAVSGNHEWNSERGEEICEKLRQAGAEVLSNTSHTFRKGAGRLSIVGVDDPVTGRASLRKALSTATGEGPRLLLAHSPQIYEEAVQEKVDVVLAGHTHGGQLRLPVFGAPYVPSMGIFPPYDYGVYSSGKTSMIVNAGLGESLLPVRFNIRPEVVLVSIFRATTPHPHPVPLAPRAEEEMTQRAYSFR; encoded by the coding sequence ATGACCCCTATCTCTCGACGCCTCTTTGTTTTCGGCGGAGCGCCCCTTTTCCCCTACCTCTACCTCGAAAGACTCGCGGTCGCGATAAAGAGATATCAAATCCCGGTAGTGAGCCTTCCTGCGGAGTTCGACGGCTTCACCATCCTGCACCTCACCGATCTGCACGACAAGGAATTCGGCCGCGACGGCTCCGAGCTCCTCGCCCTTCTCGACACCGAGCAGTTCGACGTCGTCGCGCTCACCGGCGACCTCGTGGTGAGCGCCACCTCCCTTCTCACCCCCGCACTTCGCCTGGTGGAGGGGCTGAAGTCGCGCCCCGTTTTCGCGGTGAGCGGAAATCACGAATGGAATTCGGAAAGGGGGGAGGAAATCTGTGAGAAGCTGCGGCAGGCAGGGGCAGAGGTCCTTTCAAATACTTCGCACACCTTCAGAAAAGGCGCCGGCCGCCTGAGCATCGTGGGGGTGGACGACCCGGTAACGGGGAGGGCGAGTCTCAGGAAGGCCCTGTCGACGGCGACGGGGGAGGGGCCGCGCCTGCTGCTGGCCCATTCCCCCCAGATATACGAGGAAGCTGTACAGGAAAAGGTCGACGTAGTGCTTGCGGGGCATACTCACGGGGGGCAGCTGCGCCTTCCGGTTTTCGGCGCCCCTTACGTCCCCTCCATGGGGATCTTCCCCCCGTACGACTACGGCGTGTACAGCTCGGGGAAGACGAGCATGATCGTTAATGCAGGTCTCGGGGAGAGCCTCCTTCCGGTACGATTCAACATCAGGCCGGAGGTCGTCCTCGTTTCTATCTTCCGTGCCACGACTCCCCACCCCCACCCGGTGCCGCTCGCTCCGCGGGCAGAGGAGGAGATGACGCAGAGGGCATATTCCTTCCGCTAA
- the thyX gene encoding FAD-dependent thymidylate synthase yields MKVALLQHTPEPEQTVALAARLCYSHVDIEALQEKISRADIKKFLDKIMSLGHHSVLEHASFTFGIEGISRVTSHQLVRHRVASFSQQSQRYVSHKESFAVVVPPSIAKDPASKALFEEQVAALHKAYATLVEAGVLAEDARYLLPNATETKIIVTMNARELRHFFAIRCCERAQWEIREMALEMLKVVQPVAPTVFKDCGPGCLTGPCPEGAMCCGKTAEVRAFFQGLAAE; encoded by the coding sequence ATGAAGGTAGCCCTGCTTCAGCACACCCCTGAGCCCGAGCAGACCGTTGCGCTCGCCGCGCGGCTCTGTTATTCCCACGTGGATATAGAGGCGCTCCAAGAGAAGATCTCCCGCGCCGACATCAAGAAGTTCCTCGACAAGATCATGTCCCTCGGGCATCACTCGGTGCTCGAACACGCCTCCTTCACCTTCGGGATCGAGGGGATCTCCCGTGTCACCAGCCACCAACTGGTGCGGCACCGGGTCGCCTCCTTTTCCCAGCAGTCCCAGCGCTATGTCTCGCACAAAGAGTCCTTTGCGGTGGTGGTCCCGCCATCCATAGCGAAGGACCCCGCATCGAAGGCCCTCTTCGAGGAGCAGGTGGCGGCGCTGCACAAGGCGTACGCGACCCTGGTAGAGGCCGGAGTCCTTGCGGAGGACGCGCGGTATCTCTTGCCTAACGCCACGGAAACGAAGATCATAGTGACCATGAACGCCCGGGAGCTGCGGCACTTCTTCGCCATTCGCTGCTGCGAGCGCGCCCAGTGGGAAATCCGGGAGATGGCGCTGGAGATGCTGAAAGTCGTGCAGCCGGTGGCCCCCACGGTCTTCAAGGATTGCGGCCCCGGTTGTCTCACCGGCCCCTGTCCCGAAGGGGCGATGTGCTGCGGCAAGACCGCGGAGGTCAGGGCGTTTTTCCAGGGACTGGCCGCGGAGTAA
- the rpmE gene encoding 50S ribosomal protein L31, whose product MKEGIHPKYNEITVKCLCGNAFQTRSTAKEISTEICSQCHPFYTGKQKLIDTAGRVERFKKRYNIQG is encoded by the coding sequence ATGAAGGAAGGGATTCACCCCAAATACAACGAGATCACCGTGAAGTGCCTCTGTGGCAACGCATTCCAGACCCGCTCCACCGCGAAGGAGATCTCCACCGAGATCTGCTCGCAGTGCCACCCGTTCTACACCGGCAAGCAGAAGCTGATCGACACCGCCGGCCGCGTGGAGCGCTTCAAGAAGAGATACAACATCCAGGGGTAG
- a CDS encoding peptide chain release factor family protein, which translates to MADFAVSPEKNRWLKERMALLGVKEEDLEERFIHASGKGGQHVNKSSSCVYLKHLPTGIEVKCMEDRSQSLNRFLARRYLLEKMEEAAGVPSKKSAKEEKLRRQKARRKRRSSTKYAAAAAESEGGTGEEA; encoded by the coding sequence ATGGCGGATTTTGCGGTGAGTCCGGAGAAAAATCGCTGGCTCAAGGAGCGCATGGCGCTGCTGGGGGTGAAGGAGGAGGATCTCGAGGAGCGCTTCATCCACGCCTCGGGCAAGGGGGGGCAGCACGTGAACAAGAGCTCCTCCTGCGTCTACCTCAAGCACCTGCCGACGGGGATAGAGGTCAAATGCATGGAGGACCGCAGCCAGTCGCTGAACCGCTTCCTCGCGCGGCGCTACCTGCTGGAAAAGATGGAGGAAGCCGCGGGGGTGCCGTCGAAAAAGAGCGCGAAGGAGGAGAAGCTCAGGCGGCAAAAGGCGAGGCGCAAGCGGCGAAGCTCCACGAAGTATGCCGCTGCCGCGGCAGAGTCGGAGGGGGGCACCGGGGAAGAGGCGTGA